The genomic stretch CACATGCCTCTTCAGGGCTGCAAGGGCATCGGTTTTATGTTACAACGGCTAAAGCGTGCGCTCGCAGAAGGAAAAGAGCTCGCGGACGATAACTAAATCCTCCTGCATCAAAAGCACAACCGGCTCACGAGGTTGTGCTTTTTTGCACAACCTCGATATGGTAAAATGAGGTCACTATTTGTGTAACGAAAAGAGGAGTTCCCGTGAACAAGACCATTTATGATGTAGCAAGAGAAGCGGGCGTTTCGATGGCGACCGTGTCCCGCGTGCTAAACGGTACGGCGGTGGTCAAAGAGGAGACGAAAGCGAAAGTCCAAGCTGCCATCGAAAAGCTGGGCTATCGTCCCAACGCCGTCGCGCGCGGGCTGGCCAGCAAGCGGACGAAAACGATTGGTGTCATCCTGCCTGACGTTTCGGACCTTTTCCATGCAGAGGTGCTGCGGGGGATTGAGGATATCGCCATGATGTACCACTATCACATCATCTTGACCAGTTCTGACGCCCGCGAGGATCGGGAAATCGATCTGATCGGCACGATGTGGGAGAAACAGGTGGATGGCCTCGTTTTCATCTCGGAACGCATCACCAAAGAGATTGTCAGAACTTTTGAACAAGCGCAGTTGCCCGTCGTGCTCTGCGCGACCGACGACCCGGAAGGACGCATCCCATCCGTGGCGATTGACAACGAGTCGGCCGCCTATGACGCGACTCGCTTCTTTCTTGATCAAGGGATCGCCAACATCGCCTTCTTTGGCGGCCCGACCACGCATCGCGTCACGATGGAGCGCCGTCATGGCTATGAGAGGGCGCTACAGGAAGCTGGGCAGTCGGTGCAGGAAAGTCTGATTCTTCACGCCCCCGACATGAAATATGAAGGTGCGCACTCGGTCGCGGCCGAATTTTTGCGACAAGGTCACCACGCCGCAGCAGTTGTGGCTGCCAGTGACGAAATCGCACTCGGCTATCTCAACGCCGTCCGCGATCGGGGCGGCAATTCGCCCCAAGATGTGCTCCTGCTTGGATTTGACAACACACGCCTGTCCACCATCGTCCGCCCGGAACTGACCACCGTCGCGCAGCCGACCTATGACCTCGGTGCCGTTTCGGTGCGTCTGCTCACCAAACTGCTCAATGAAGAACCGATCGATGACTACACCGTCCGTTTGCCACATTCGATCATCGAACGGACTTCGACGAAACGGGGATGAGCAGATGAACGGACGACCTCGAGTTCTCGTCACTCGCGCGCTACCGGAAGCGGGGATGAACAAGCTCTTTTTGCACTGTGATGTGACCGTCTTCTCCGCAGAACGCCAGCCAACCGCTGAGGAGTTGAAGGCGCTCCTCCCGCAGTATGACGCACTTCTGTGCACACTCATGGACAAAATTGACCGCGAACTGCTTCAAACAGCCCGTCCAAAAGTTGTCAGCACCTACGCGGTCGGCTACGACAACATCGACATCGCTGCCGCTACTGAATTCGGGATTCCGGTCACCAACACGCCGGGTGTGCTCACCAACGCGACCGCAGAGATCGCGTGGGCGCTCTTGATGGCCGTAACTCGGCGCATCGTCGAAGCGGATCATTTCGTCCGCCAAGGCAAATGGAGCGGCTGGTCTCCGCTGATGCTGCTTGGCACCGAACTGGCAGGCAAGACGCTCGGCATCATCGGTTGCGGTCGCATCGGGCTAGCGGTGGCGAAGCGGGCGAAGGCATTTGAGATGAACACGCTCTATTTAAACCGTCGTCGCTTAGAGGAAGCGACCGAAAACGAATACGGCCTGACCTACGCCGATCTTGACACGCTGCTCGGTCAGGCAGATTTCGTATCGCTACATGTGCCGTACACGCCCGAAGCGCATCACCTCATCAACAGAGATGCGTTGCGAAAGATGAAGCGGTCCGCCTTTTTGATCAATACGGCACGCGGGGCGGTCGTGGACGAAGCGGCCCTTGTCGAAGCACTGCAAATGGGGGAGATCGCCGGGGCTGGACTTGACGTTTTTGAAGCAGAGCCGCAAGTACATGCAGGATTGCTCCCTCTACAAAATGTGGTGTTGGCACCACATTTAGGCAGCGCCACTTGGGAGACCCGCACCAAAATGGCCGAGATCGCTGTGGAAAATACGATCAAGGTGCTCCAAGGTGAACACCCGATCTCACTGGTCAACCCAGAAGTCTGGACAACGCGCTAGACTTTTGCAAAAATACACAAATAACTGAGAGGAGTTGCATACGATGTTTGAAAAGTGGATTGATCAAAACCGCGACGACATCATCGCCAAAACACAGGGAGTCTTGCGCATCGATTCGGTGGGTGCCGAATCGACCGCTCCCGATCAGCCGTTTGGCCCAGGATGCGCCGAAGCGCTGGACTACGCGCTTCAGCTTGGTCAAGAGCTCGGTTTTGCCGTGAAAAATGTAGATGGCTATGCGGGCCATATCGAATGGGGAGACGGGGACGACTATATCGCCGTACTCGGTCATCTTGACGTCGTGCCGGTCGGGACTGGCTGGACCTATCCGCCTTTTGGCGCAGAGATCCACGACGGCAAAATTTATGCCCGTGGCGCAATCGACGACAAAGGGCCGACGATGGCCGCGCTCTTCGCAATGAAAGCGATTCAAGCATCTGGCGTGCAACTCAGCAAAAAGGTCCGCTTGATCATGGGACTTGATGAAGAATCGAACTGGCGCTGCATGGATCGCTACTTTGAAAAAGAACCGTTTCCGATCGGCGGATTTACTCCAGATGCCGACTTCCCGCTGATCTATGCCGAAAAGGGCATCTACTGCTTCAACCTGACCAAGCCGCGTCACAACATCGAAACCGCTTCGGTTGTCGTTCGTGAGCTGTCCGGCGGCAATCGAGTGAACATGGTGCCAGACAGTTGCCGCATCGTGCTGACCGCAACTGGGGATGCCGAAGCTGTGGCATCGCAGTTGCGGCATACGGCCGAGCAGGAAGGGGTGAAGTGCCAAGTCGATGTGAACGGTAGCGAGATCACGTTGATCGTGGAAGGGATCTCCGTCCATTCCATGGCACCGCAGCATGGGATCAATGCGATCGTACAAGCGGGCAAATTGCTCAAAGTGCTGGACACAGCCGACCAAGCGATCTGGGCGTTTCTCTCCGAAGTGGACACAGATGGCGAGCGCATCGGCGTCAAGATGACCTGCCACGCGACCGGTCCTTTGACCAGCAATCTCGGCCTAGCCAGCGTCGATGAGGAAACGATCACCTTCACGTTTAACCTGCGTTTTCCGGTGGACAAAACGGAGGATGACTTGATTGCTTTGATCAAACAAAAAACGGGGCCGATCGGTTTTGACGTCACAGACCCGGGCATTGCCAACATGAAACCGCACTATGTGCCGCTCGATTCGGAAATCGTGCAAACGCTGCTCAAGGTCTATGAAGAGGAGACCGGTGAGAAACTGGCTCCGCTGACCACAGGCGGAGGCACGTATGCAAGGGCGATCCCGAATGCGGTCGCATTTGGTGCACAATTTCCAGGACAGCCAGATGTCGCCCATCAAAAGGATGAGTTCTGGGAGGTAGAACATCTGCTCAAATGCACCAAAATCTTTGCGAAAGCCATTTACGAACTGGCAAAGTAACCTTGCTTACAGAACGGGTGATCTTGTCGTTGCATAATGATAGGTAAAGAGGTAGTGTACCATCTTGCACCCAATCTCTCTGCAAAGGAGTGATGAGAATGCGCGTAGAGAAGCTCGGAGACAACAAAGTCCGGATCATGCTCTCTTATGACGACCTCGATCAACGCGGCATCGACCGGGAAGAAATTTGGCAAAACGGTCGGAAAGTTCAAGAGCTGTTCTGGGATATGATGGAGAAGGCTTATCTGGAAACCGGTTTTGAAGTCGCCGGTCCGATCGCAGTGGAAGCGTTCACGATGCCGACCGAAGGCGTTGTGGTCGTGATCACCCAACTGCCGGCACTACCTGTTCAAGCGGAGCAGGAGCTGGTGGAAGAGGATGACGAGGCGGATGCGGCGATGGACTCACCCGATCCGTTCGGTGCGTTCACCTTCGTGTTCCAAGACTTGGAAGACGTGATCCGCGTCGCGCACTCGCTCCAAGCGTATGAGGCGGTAGGCGGCACGCTTTACCACTACAAGGAACGCTATCATCTGTTCTTCGATGAAGAAGAGGTCGGAGAAGACTTGTACGACACGTTCTGGTCGATTTTGCATGAATATGGAGAGTTGTCGCCAACCACGAAGGCGATGCTCGATGAATATGGAAAGCGGGTCATGGACGGCAATGCTGTGCAAACGATCACGCAGCACTTTCCGCTTCGCTAAACCAAATACATGAAAAGCTCCCGTGCCACTGTGGCCGGGAGCTTTTTTCTGATTTATTCATTTGGTTACCGAAACATATAATTGTAAAGTTTCAGCAAAATGGCAGCGATCGCCGCGGCCATCAGCGGGCCGACCGGGATGCCTTTGAGGAAGACGATGCCAAGCACCGTGCCGATGACCAGCCCGATCGTCAACTGAGGGTCCATTTTTAGCATATACAGACCTTGACCGTTCAGATACGTAGCCAAGATTCCGCCGATGATCGCACAGATCCCGGCTACCGATACAAAAGCGCTCATTAGATCTTTGGTGGACACTTTTCCGTTGACGAGCGGCACCAAGACTGAAATCATCAGAAACAGCAGTCCGATTTCCAGCCCTCTGCGCTCGAGCGTTGGAAAAAACCGCTGTAAACTCAGCAGTTTCAAAATGAGTAAAAAGCTGGCAGCTGTGGCTAAAATACTGGCTCTGCCGACGATGCCAATGATGATCAATACGACCAGAATGATCTCTCCGACCACGATCGACCGCCCCTTACGTGTGCAGATTCCTTGACACATGTATATGGACAGGGCGGACAAGGTAGACCAATCGAGCGCATTGCGGAGGTCGCTTACAGGGTCAAGCGAAGCGTGTCGCTACGCAGACCGACGCGTAGCGCTTCCAAGGCGACGATGTCGCGCGGATTGATATTTCCGAAATTGACGTTCGGGCCAAATGCACCGATCAGTTCTTGCTGTTGCGATTTGAGCGGTGCTTCCCAGATCAGTTGATCCAGATTTTGCACCTGCGATGTGAGCTCATCAAAATCGTCTTGGCGGATCGAACCGTCCTCTGCAAAGAAACCGACCGACTTGCCTGATTCACGCCCTTCCAGAATCACTTTGAAGGCACCCGCCTGCAAGTCAGCATCGATCAGTTGCAACTGTGTCTCGACGGGGAGGTGGAGGCCGTCCTCCTTCTTACCTACTTCGGTGATCACTTTCAACCCCTGATGAGTCGCGTAGCGGATGATCTCTGATCGCTTTTCCGGCGCGAGCGGGATCGTTCCATCCGACACTTCTACGGTCTGAAATCCGAGGTCGAGACAGCGTTCCAGAAACGGTTGCCACCTGTTTTGCAAAATGGCTGCTTCGAGGAAGGTTCCGCCAGGGTAGACTTCGATGTGGTGAGTTTGTAAAAAGGAAATTTTGTCACGCAACACGGGCACAGGATACAGTTTCGAAGTGCCAAATCCCAATTTGACAAAATCGATATAGGGACCGGACAACTCTACCAGATCATAAGTCTCAGTCAGGCCGAGACCTGTATCGATCAACATGGTAAGGCCGCTGGTCGTTCGCGGTTTGGCGAGACGACCAGGCAGCGGATCACGCAAGATGTCATCCCAAGCACGTTCGAACGATGAACGCATACCTTCCGGCTCCTTTCTCTTTCCCGAGGGTAACCAGCGGGTAGTAGGCTCTAGCATCGTATGAAAAAGGATTGCTGATGGTGAAGGGTGTACAATCCTCGAAAACAAGGGATGTAAGGGGAGCGCGATACGGCCAGCAAACACAAGTCCTAGTACGAGCTGAAACTGCAAGAAAAAGGGAGCCGATGTTGACGGCTCCCATCAAATGCATCTCGTCTTCGCCTGAGAACGTCTCCTCTGTCCGCTAGCAACAGTCGAAACGTGATGCTGGAAAGCTCAAAGCTCAAAGCTCAAAGCTCAAAGCTCAAAGCTCAAAGCTCAAAGCTCAAAGCTCAACGAAAGCGCGGGCGTGTGATTACGCCCGCGCTTTTCTTCGCGTCAGAAGCTTTTGTTGTTGGGCAATCTGTTCATACCGTTCGGGATTGCTACCGCCACCCTCTGTACCGACCTGGATCAGGAAGAAAGCCATCACCGCACAGACACCAGCCAAAGCGGCCATGATCGAAAACATGATCTTCGGAGTGTCCATCAAAGCGCCGAAGATCGGGGGGCCCGCCGCGACGCCGAGGAAACGCACGCTGCCATAAAGCGCTGTGACCGCCCCGCGCTCCGCTTTCTGTACGGCGGAGGTGATCATCGTGTTCAGGCAGGGCAGGACCAGTCCGGTGCCGATCCCGGAGACGACGAGCAGGCCGAGCGACACATACGGGTTGTTGAAAAAGGCGGCGATCGCCAGCGGAACGCCGATCAGCGCCAGTCCGGATACGATCAAAATCTTCATCAACCGCATGTTCTTTTTGATCTTCGCGCCCGTCACCAGTGAGGTCGTGCACATCGCCAGCAGTGGAATGGACAGGATCAGGCCGCGCATCAGGTCGGCAACCTTGTATTTTTCTTCGAGGATCTGCGAGATATAAAAGAGGACGCCAAATAGGATAAAAAGTGCGATCGAACCTGCCAAATAGGCGGTGAGCAGCCATTTACCTTGCGCCTTGAATGTTTTTTTCAAAGCGCCGATATACTCTTTTGGCGATTGTTTCGAGCCGCTTTTCTTTGGTTCTTTGACGAAAAAATAGACCAGTGCGGCCGAAAGGATACAGATGATGGGAAACGCGAAAAATGCGGCGTACCAGAACAAGAGTGCAATCAAAGAGCCGATGATCGGTGACAGCACTTTGCCTAATCCGTTCGAAGCTTCGATGATGCCAAGCGCCTTGGCGCGCGAAGCACCGCTCCAGAGATCTCCAGCCAGCGCCATCGCGATCGAAGCTGTCCCCGCCGCCCCGAGACCTTGCAAGACGCGTCCAGCCATGATCACTGCATAAGGTTGGTCCATCAGCCAGGCAGCCACTCCGGCGACAACGCCTCCTGCTCCATACAGGAGCAAGGCCGGAATGATGACAACTTTTCTTGTGTAACGGTCGGAGAGAAAGCCGGCCAGCGGGATGATCACCCCAGCTGGGACAGAGAACAGCGTGATGACCAAGGAAGCTTGGAATTTGGATATGCCGATCTCCTCTTGCATCTGAGGGAGGATTGGGATCAGCATCGAGTTGCCAAGCACCATGATCAGCGGTACGGTTGCCAACGCGAACAAGGGAAGGAAATGAATCGCTTTTTTCGGTTTCGTCGCGGCCATGGTGTCAGTCCTTTCTCCCAAAAAGCAGGTTGCATCAGGTCTAGTGTGTCGTGCGCAAGTGCGCAGTATGACTGACAAAATATACTTGACAGCCGAGCACAACTGAGGCTACATTTAGTATCAAACAACAACAGCAAATAGTTCTCTTATCAAGAGTAGGCGGAGGGACTGGCCCGACGATGCCACGGCAACCGACACGATATTTCGTGCACGGTGCCAATTCCAACAGGTTGTTTATGCAACCTGAAAGATGAGAGAAAGCGCTCTTTGTAGCTATCAAAGACCTTTCTCAATTCTGAGAGAGGTCTTTTTGCTTGAGGAGGAAATCAGATTGCATCCAGATACTTGTTTGGCTCAAATTGGCAACAATAAAGCAGAAAAAACCGGCGCGATTTCGTCGCCGATCTATCTTTCGACCACGTATCGTCATCCGCGGCTTGGCGAGAGCACAGGA from Tumebacillus algifaecis encodes the following:
- a CDS encoding substrate-binding domain-containing protein, producing the protein MNKTIYDVAREAGVSMATVSRVLNGTAVVKEETKAKVQAAIEKLGYRPNAVARGLASKRTKTIGVILPDVSDLFHAEVLRGIEDIAMMYHYHIILTSSDAREDREIDLIGTMWEKQVDGLVFISERITKEIVRTFEQAQLPVVLCATDDPEGRIPSVAIDNESAAYDATRFFLDQGIANIAFFGGPTTHRVTMERRHGYERALQEAGQSVQESLILHAPDMKYEGAHSVAAEFLRQGHHAAAVVAASDEIALGYLNAVRDRGGNSPQDVLLLGFDNTRLSTIVRPELTTVAQPTYDLGAVSVRLLTKLLNEEPIDDYTVRLPHSIIERTSTKRG
- a CDS encoding adaptor protein MecA; this translates as MRVEKLGDNKVRIMLSYDDLDQRGIDREEIWQNGRKVQELFWDMMEKAYLETGFEVAGPIAVEAFTMPTEGVVVVITQLPALPVQAEQELVEEDDEADAAMDSPDPFGAFTFVFQDLEDVIRVAHSLQAYEAVGGTLYHYKERYHLFFDEEEVGEDLYDTFWSILHEYGELSPTTKAMLDEYGKRVMDGNAVQTITQHFPLR
- the pepV gene encoding dipeptidase PepV — encoded protein: MFEKWIDQNRDDIIAKTQGVLRIDSVGAESTAPDQPFGPGCAEALDYALQLGQELGFAVKNVDGYAGHIEWGDGDDYIAVLGHLDVVPVGTGWTYPPFGAEIHDGKIYARGAIDDKGPTMAALFAMKAIQASGVQLSKKVRLIMGLDEESNWRCMDRYFEKEPFPIGGFTPDADFPLIYAEKGIYCFNLTKPRHNIETASVVVRELSGGNRVNMVPDSCRIVLTATGDAEAVASQLRHTAEQEGVKCQVDVNGSEITLIVEGISVHSMAPQHGINAIVQAGKLLKVLDTADQAIWAFLSEVDTDGERIGVKMTCHATGPLTSNLGLASVDEETITFTFNLRFPVDKTEDDLIALIKQKTGPIGFDVTDPGIANMKPHYVPLDSEIVQTLLKVYEEETGEKLAPLTTGGGTYARAIPNAVAFGAQFPGQPDVAHQKDEFWEVEHLLKCTKIFAKAIYELAK
- a CDS encoding DUF441 domain-containing protein yields the protein MVVGEIILVVLIIIGIVGRASILATAASFLLILKLLSLQRFFPTLERRGLEIGLLFLMISVLVPLVNGKVSTKDLMSAFVSVAGICAIIGGILATYLNGQGLYMLKMDPQLTIGLVIGTVLGIVFLKGIPVGPLMAAAIAAILLKLYNYMFR
- a CDS encoding 2-hydroxyacid dehydrogenase; its protein translation is MNGRPRVLVTRALPEAGMNKLFLHCDVTVFSAERQPTAEELKALLPQYDALLCTLMDKIDRELLQTARPKVVSTYAVGYDNIDIAAATEFGIPVTNTPGVLTNATAEIAWALLMAVTRRIVEADHFVRQGKWSGWSPLMLLGTELAGKTLGIIGCGRIGLAVAKRAKAFEMNTLYLNRRRLEEATENEYGLTYADLDTLLGQADFVSLHVPYTPEAHHLINRDALRKMKRSAFLINTARGAVVDEAALVEALQMGEIAGAGLDVFEAEPQVHAGLLPLQNVVLAPHLGSATWETRTKMAEIAVENTIKVLQGEHPISLVNPEVWTTR
- the comA gene encoding phosphosulfolactate synthase codes for the protein MRSSFERAWDDILRDPLPGRLAKPRTTSGLTMLIDTGLGLTETYDLVELSGPYIDFVKLGFGTSKLYPVPVLRDKISFLQTHHIEVYPGGTFLEAAILQNRWQPFLERCLDLGFQTVEVSDGTIPLAPEKRSEIIRYATHQGLKVITEVGKKEDGLHLPVETQLQLIDADLQAGAFKVILEGRESGKSVGFFAEDGSIRQDDFDELTSQVQNLDQLIWEAPLKSQQQELIGAFGPNVNFGNINPRDIVALEALRVGLRSDTLRLTL
- a CDS encoding MFS transporter, which encodes MAATKPKKAIHFLPLFALATVPLIMVLGNSMLIPILPQMQEEIGISKFQASLVITLFSVPAGVIIPLAGFLSDRYTRKVVIIPALLLYGAGGVVAGVAAWLMDQPYAVIMAGRVLQGLGAAGTASIAMALAGDLWSGASRAKALGIIEASNGLGKVLSPIIGSLIALLFWYAAFFAFPIICILSAALVYFFVKEPKKSGSKQSPKEYIGALKKTFKAQGKWLLTAYLAGSIALFILFGVLFYISQILEEKYKVADLMRGLILSIPLLAMCTTSLVTGAKIKKNMRLMKILIVSGLALIGVPLAIAAFFNNPYVSLGLLVVSGIGTGLVLPCLNTMITSAVQKAERGAVTALYGSVRFLGVAAGPPIFGALMDTPKIMFSIMAALAGVCAVMAFFLIQVGTEGGGSNPERYEQIAQQQKLLTRRKARA